The following nucleotide sequence is from Holophagales bacterium.
AGCCCTGGCAGACGAGGAGGCCCACCGAAAGGAAGAACTCTTCGATCTCCTTGCTCAGCGGCGCGCCGCCGGCCGAGAAGAACCTCTTGTCGCCGCCCACGGCCTCCCTGATCTTCGAGAGGACCAGCTTGTCGGCGAGCGCGTGCCGCACCCTGAGCGCAGGGCTCACCCGCTGGCCGGTGCGGCTCGCGTGCTCGAAAGCCGAGCCCACGCCGAGCGCCCAGCGGAACAGGCGCCTGCGCAGGGGCGAGCTCTTCGAGACGCGGTCCTGTATGGCGGCGAAGACCTTCTCGTAGAGCCGCGGGACGCTCACCATCGCGGTGGGCCGGACCTCGGGCATGGCCGTGACGGCGTCCTTGGGGTCACGCACGTACACGTTGGCCGCGCCGCTGCGAAATACGAAGTACGACCAGGCGCGCTCGTAGACGTGGCTCAGCGGCAGGAAGCAGAGGCTGCGGTCCTCGGGGCCGAACTCGAAACGCTCGTCGAGAGCGCGGAACTGCGAAGCGAAGTTGGCATGGGTGAGCATGGCGCCCTTGCGGTCGCCCGTGGTCCCCGAGGTGTAGATGATGGTGGCGAGGTCCTCGAGCCTCGCCGCGGCCAGGCGGGTCTCGACCTGGGCGGCGCTCTCGGGCGTGGCGCGGGCGAGGAAGTCGGCGAGCGACGAGGAGCGTGGACCGGAAAGGCGCGTCGCCGGGTCGAACGCGACGAGCGCGGGCGCGCCCGACTCGAACGCCATCACCTTGTCGTGCTGCTCTTGTCCGCCGACGAAGACGAGCTTCGCGCCGGAGTCGAGGAAGACCTGCTCCGCCTGCTTGCTCGTGTCCGTCGCGTAGATGGGCACGCCGACGGCGCCGGCCATCAGCACACCGAAGTCGGCGATGGCCCAGTCGGGTCCGTTCGGCGCGAAGATCGCCACCCGGTCTCCGGCTGCGATGCCGGCGCTGACCAGGGCGCGCGCCATGGCCTCGACGCGCGTTGCGAGCTCGGCGTAGGTGATGGAGCGCCAGCCCTGGGGGTCGCGGGTGCGCATCGCCTCACGCGGGCCGAAACGAGCCGCCGATTCCCGGATCAGGCGTGACAGATGGACCAGAGCCATGGTGCTCCTCCCTTCGGTTGTGACGGGGTGCTCCCCGAGGTCGGCAGCCGTCATGGCCGCTTTCTCCGGGCCGGGGCCCGTCCCGCCCGGGTGGCCGCCTTCGGCGGCATCCGCGACGCCGCGGCCCGCGCCCGCGCGGCGAGCGCGAGCTCGCGCACGCGATCGATGTCCGCGTCGGAGTAGGGGCCGTTGACCCCGGAAATGGCGGCGAGCTGCATCCCGTGCTTGAGGCCGAGTCGGTAGATCTCGCGGACCTTCTCCCACTCGATGTCGCGGCCGACCGTGTAGCTCTCGAACTTTCCCTCGAGCGCGAGGACGATCGTCTCGGCGAGGCAGGCGTAGGCGACGTTCTCCGGCAGGCCGATGTTCTTCATCTTCACGTCGCCGGGAAGGTGGATCTCGCCCGACTCGATCACGAGGACGTCCGGGCGCTTTGCGACCTCGCTCGGCGGCAGGTCGAGCGGGCGCGCCACGTCGGTGATCACGCAACCGGGCTTGACCTTCATGATGTCGAGGATCTTCTTGCCGGCCCCCGAGGTCGCGGTGACGATCACGTCCATGTCGGCGATGTCCTTGTCGGCGCGCGACGAGAGGAAGAGCTTCGCGTCGGGTGTCTCCCTGAGGATCGACTCCTTGACCGAGAGGAGCTTGGCCGTCTCGGGCGACACCATGTAGACCTCGTCCGCGGCCATCGCCAGCAGGCGGGCGCAGACCGAGCCGATGGCCCCGGTGGCTCCCACGACCATCGCCTTCATCGCGATCTTCCCGTCGGGTTTCGGCGCGGGGAGGAGCCGGAGGCGCAGGAGCGCGTCGCGCGCCGCCCAGAGCGCGCCGGAGGCGCTGTAGCTGTTGCCGGTCGTGATCGGCAGGGGCGCCTGCCTCGCGACCGTGGCGCCCGCGTCGCCCACGACCTTCGTGAAGGCGCCCAGGCCCATGATCTGCGCGCCGAGCTGCTTGGCGATCTTCGCGGCGTCCAGCAGGCGGCGGTACGTGAACTCCGGGTCGTGGCTCATGATCTCCCTCGGCGTTCCCCCGACGGAGATGAGCCAGCCTTCGGCCTCCACGCCGGTGGGGGACCGGATGCCGGTCACCTTCGAGTAGACGAAGGGCGGCATGTAGGCCATCGCCTTCTCGAGGGTGTCCATGAAGACCGGCGGCGACACCTGGGAGAGCAGCTCGATCGGCTTGACCTTCTTGAAGTACTCCTGCGAGAGCGGGTGGATGACGAAGGCGAAGCGGTTGACGCGCTTGAAGCCGTTGGGGTAGAGGACCCGCGGCTCGACCTCCAGCCGGGTGAGGATCTCCAGGTAGTCGTCCTCGAGGAGCTCCCCGGGCCGCTTGCCCGTCGCCGCGATGATCATGGCGTCCAGGAGACTCGGCGCGATCACGTGGTCGAACAGGAACGGCGACCCGTCGACCACCATCGCGACGCCCTTGTCCCTCAGCTTCGCGAGGCGCTCGTCGCCGACGGTGGAGGTGACGACGGTCTTGCCGGCGAGGTCATCCCGGTCGAAGTCGTCGAGGTCGTGTACGGGGGCCACGACGACCGTGGCCCCGTGGATCGCCTTTCGCAGCAGGAAGCGGCTCCACTCCTTCATCAGGTCCGACGACATCACCCCGGGCAATGCCCAGTCGAGCACGTGGTGGGCGCCGGCGGAGTAGAGCCGGAGCGCGTCCAGCGAGGTCAGGAGCTTGGGGATGCCGAGCTGGAGCAGCGGATCGGCGAAACTGACGTTCTGCGTGTACTCGTGCACGGTCTGCGCGAGCTTGAGGTTCGACATTCCCGAGAAGAAGAGGACGTTGGCGTTCGTGAAGTAGGAGCCGAGCGTGTTCTGGACGTGGCGCACGGCCCATTCCTGGAGGATGTCGGCGAGGCGCGATCCCGAGGTGACGGGGACGCGCGTCACGGCGCTCGTCAGCTGCGCGATGTCCTTCTCCTGGTAGCGCCGCGAGGGAAGCGTGTACCTGTCGTTCACGACGCCGATGCCGATCGCGTCGGCGGTCCGCTCCCAGCTCTTCAACAAAGCCACGGTCTTGGTCATGCTGGCGTCCGTCCCGAGCCGCCACACCTTGAGACGCCGGCCCAGAAAGTCCGTCTCGAGCTCGAAGTTGTGCTCGCCCGAGCCCAGGCTGACGCCAACGGCTGTCTTCATCTCGTCCTCCCGCCGGGGCCCGTCTTCGGGGGTGGGCACGTCGAACCGGCGCTTCGCCCGAGCGGACCGGGTGCCCTCGGAATCGTAGCGCGTGTCGTTGCCGTTGCGTGCGTTCGCGGAGATAACATCGACCCGGGGGCTCGGGCACGAGACGGCCTCGAGGAGCGCGCGGGATGAAGACTCTGGCTCTCCTGGGTACCACGCTG
It contains:
- a CDS encoding dehydrogenase codes for the protein MKTAVGVSLGSGEHNFELETDFLGRRLKVWRLGTDASMTKTVALLKSWERTADAIGIGVVNDRYTLPSRRYQEKDIAQLTSAVTRVPVTSGSRLADILQEWAVRHVQNTLGSYFTNANVLFFSGMSNLKLAQTVHEYTQNVSFADPLLQLGIPKLLTSLDALRLYSAGAHHVLDWALPGVMSSDLMKEWSRFLLRKAIHGATVVVAPVHDLDDFDRDDLAGKTVVTSTVGDERLAKLRDKGVAMVVDGSPFLFDHVIAPSLLDAMIIAATGKRPGELLEDDYLEILTRLEVEPRVLYPNGFKRVNRFAFVIHPLSQEYFKKVKPIELLSQVSPPVFMDTLEKAMAYMPPFVYSKVTGIRSPTGVEAEGWLISVGGTPREIMSHDPEFTYRRLLDAAKIAKQLGAQIMGLGAFTKVVGDAGATVARQAPLPITTGNSYSASGALWAARDALLRLRLLPAPKPDGKIAMKAMVVGATGAIGSVCARLLAMAADEVYMVSPETAKLLSVKESILRETPDAKLFLSSRADKDIADMDVIVTATSGAGKKILDIMKVKPGCVITDVARPLDLPPSEVAKRPDVLVIESGEIHLPGDVKMKNIGLPENVAYACLAETIVLALEGKFESYTVGRDIEWEKVREIYRLGLKHGMQLAAISGVNGPYSDADIDRVRELALAARARAAASRMPPKAATRAGRAPARRKRP
- a CDS encoding long-chain fatty acid--CoA ligase; this encodes MALVHLSRLIRESAARFGPREAMRTRDPQGWRSITYAELATRVEAMARALVSAGIAAGDRVAIFAPNGPDWAIADFGVLMAGAVGVPIYATDTSKQAEQVFLDSGAKLVFVGGQEQHDKVMAFESGAPALVAFDPATRLSGPRSSSLADFLARATPESAAQVETRLAAARLEDLATIIYTSGTTGDRKGAMLTHANFASQFRALDERFEFGPEDRSLCFLPLSHVYERAWSYFVFRSGAANVYVRDPKDAVTAMPEVRPTAMVSVPRLYEKVFAAIQDRVSKSSPLRRRLFRWALGVGSAFEHASRTGQRVSPALRVRHALADKLVLSKIREAVGGDKRFFSAGGAPLSKEIEEFFLSVGLLVCQGYGLTETSPMVTCNAPGAFRFGTVGRPIPGCEVRIGDAGEVQVRGDNVMKGYWGKPAETAAAFQDGWFKTGDVGVLEPDGYLRITDRIKDLIITSQGKNVAPQRVEGMLAGHPLLEQVVVIGDRRSFLSALIVPNFPALEERARKDGIPFSSREELANRPEVEAIYRQVLLERSSELAGYEQIKRFKVLPRELTQDAGELTPTLKVRRRVVEQHYGDTIDAMYGPVDITI